In a single window of the Deinococcus aetherius genome:
- the icd gene encoding NADP-dependent isocitrate dehydrogenase: MTNTQQHVKVPTQGEKITMQEGKLQVPAHPIIPFVEGDGTGPDIWRASVRVLDAAVEAAYGGERRIEWLEVYAGEKSVQVYGEGEWLPQETVDAFDEYLVGIKGPLTTPVGGGIRSINVALRQELDLYACVRPVQYFEGVPSPLKRPGDVNMVIFRENTEDIYAGIEYRAGTPEAAKVRDFLMNEMGVTKIRFPETSAFGVKPVSREGTERLVRAAIQYAVDNGRKNVSLVHKGNIMKFTEGAFRDWGYELAKREFGAVELDGGPWLKLPNGIVIKDVIADNFLQQILLRPTEYDVIATLNLNGDYISDALAAEVGGIGIAPGANINYVTGHAVFEATHGTAPKYAGKDVINPSSVILSGEMMLRYMGWTEAADLILRGLDQTIQQKVVTYDFARNMEGATEVKTSQFADKIIENMRNA; encoded by the coding sequence ATGACGAACACCCAGCAGCACGTCAAGGTGCCCACCCAGGGCGAGAAGATCACCATGCAGGAGGGGAAACTCCAGGTGCCCGCTCATCCCATCATCCCGTTCGTGGAGGGGGACGGCACCGGGCCCGACATCTGGCGTGCGTCCGTGCGGGTGCTCGACGCGGCGGTGGAGGCGGCCTACGGCGGCGAGCGCAGGATCGAGTGGCTGGAGGTCTACGCGGGCGAGAAGAGCGTGCAGGTCTACGGCGAGGGCGAGTGGCTCCCGCAGGAGACCGTGGACGCCTTCGACGAGTACCTCGTCGGCATCAAGGGCCCCCTCACCACGCCCGTCGGCGGCGGCATCCGCTCGATCAACGTGGCCCTGCGGCAGGAACTCGACCTCTACGCCTGCGTGCGCCCGGTGCAGTACTTCGAGGGCGTGCCCAGCCCCCTCAAGCGGCCAGGTGACGTGAACATGGTGATCTTCCGCGAGAACACGGAGGACATCTACGCCGGAATCGAGTACCGGGCGGGCACCCCCGAGGCGGCCAAGGTGCGGGACTTCCTGATGAACGAGATGGGGGTGACCAAGATTCGCTTCCCCGAGACCTCCGCCTTCGGGGTCAAGCCCGTGTCCAGGGAGGGCACCGAGCGTCTGGTGCGCGCCGCCATCCAGTACGCTGTCGACAACGGGCGCAAGAACGTGTCGCTGGTCCACAAGGGCAACATCATGAAGTTCACGGAAGGTGCCTTCCGCGACTGGGGCTATGAACTCGCCAAGCGTGAATTCGGCGCGGTGGAACTCGACGGCGGGCCGTGGCTCAAGCTCCCCAACGGCATCGTCATCAAGGACGTGATCGCCGACAACTTCCTCCAGCAGATTCTCCTGCGCCCCACCGAGTACGACGTGATCGCCACCCTGAATCTCAACGGCGACTACATCTCGGACGCCCTCGCCGCCGAGGTGGGCGGCATCGGTATCGCCCCCGGCGCGAACATCAACTACGTGACGGGCCACGCCGTCTTCGAGGCGACCCACGGCACGGCGCCCAAGTACGCGGGCAAGGACGTGATCAACCCCTCCTCGGTGATCCTCTCCGGCGAGATGATGCTGCGCTACATGGGCTGGACGGAGGCCGCCGACCTGATCCTCAGGGGTCTCGACCAGACCATCCAGCAGAAGGTCGTCACCTACGACTTCGCCCGCAACATGGAAGGCGCGACCGAGGTCAAGACCAGCCAGTTCGCGGACAAGATCATCGAGAACATGCGGAACGCCTGA
- a CDS encoding class I SAM-dependent methyltransferase produces the protein MATDEGDAFLTAADRFLGRADAYAQGRPSYPASLAAWLAERGLLGGTVADVGAGTGLFTRLLLAHGARVVAVEPNPEMRAQLAAGLAGEVEAGRLTVQPGSSEGTGLPDASVSLVTAAQAAHWFTPAPTVEEFRRILTPVGKVLLVWNDWRGEEATFNRAYGAVVKNFLAPGTPDLATRVPEDELPQFLPGGFERVTFENPLTLTRERLHALAGSVSYLPSPSDAAYPEMTRALDAVFSAHQQDGTVTLMYRTHAFLGGVDASTR, from the coding sequence GTGGCGACCGACGAAGGGGACGCGTTCTTGACCGCCGCCGACCGTTTCCTGGGACGCGCGGACGCCTATGCCCAGGGACGGCCCTCTTACCCGGCCTCGCTCGCCGCATGGTTAGCGGAACGGGGGCTGCTGGGTGGCACGGTCGCGGACGTGGGCGCGGGCACAGGCCTCTTCACCCGCCTGCTCCTCGCCCACGGCGCGCGAGTGGTCGCCGTCGAACCCAACCCCGAGATGCGCGCCCAGCTTGCGGCGGGACTCGCCGGGGAGGTCGAGGCGGGTCGCCTGACCGTGCAGCCGGGCTCGTCCGAGGGGACCGGCCTGCCCGACGCCTCCGTTTCCCTCGTCACCGCCGCGCAGGCCGCCCACTGGTTCACGCCCGCCCCAACGGTGGAGGAGTTCCGCCGCATCCTGACTCCAGTCGGCAAGGTCCTCCTCGTCTGGAACGACTGGCGGGGCGAGGAGGCGACCTTCAACCGCGCCTACGGAGCCGTGGTCAAAAACTTTCTCGCCCCCGGCACCCCCGACCTCGCCACCCGCGTGCCCGAGGACGAGCTTCCCCAGTTCCTCCCCGGCGGCTTCGAGCGCGTCACCTTCGAGAATCCCCTGACCCTCACCCGCGAGCGGCTGCACGCTCTCGCTGGAAGCGTGAGTTACCTGCCGTCGCCGAGTGATGCGGCGTACCCGGAGATGACGCGGGCCCTCGACGCAGTGTTCAGCGCGCACCAGCAAGACGGCACCGTCACCCTGATGTACCGCACGCACGCCTTCCTGGGCGGGGTGGATGCCTCTACCCGGTGA
- a CDS encoding B12-binding domain-containing radical SAM protein, with protein MSYWRNQIKPLLDAETGTLFKQAPIRVTLAFPNRYSVGMASLGYQVIYRMFNQEEGVACERAFLPDDVDAFERTSQALPTVESGRDAGDCELFALSVSFELDLTNIIRTLDVAGMHPLRAERDDNDPIVMIGGPFTSSNPYPLTPFADIIVIGDGEQIVPVVSEALRESQTREDFYDLIDGMPGIFLPARHVHEPTWATAPKELLPAYSQIVTPNSELSNMFLVEAQRGCPRPCTFCLARTMYGPNRNNQAQELLDTIPDWVEKVGLVGAALSDFPHTKYVGRVLTDRGIKLGVSSIRADTVDAELAEILKAGGLRTFTVASDAPSERLRRWLKKGITTEDLIKTAQISRDLGFSGIKVYMMIGLGPENDDDITELIEFTKDLAKVNRVALGISPFVPKRHTPHFADPFAGVQTIEKRLKRIQKELRTTAELRNVSAKWAWVESVIARGGPEVGMAAYSIYRQESIGAWKKALDEVGWRDEFEANTPAIGLPPGQYEPREVSAHAQGLAV; from the coding sequence TTGAGTTACTGGCGCAACCAGATCAAACCGCTGCTGGACGCGGAGACGGGGACCCTGTTCAAGCAGGCCCCGATCCGCGTCACGCTGGCGTTTCCCAACCGCTATTCCGTGGGGATGGCCTCGCTGGGTTATCAGGTCATCTACCGCATGTTCAACCAGGAGGAGGGTGTCGCCTGCGAGCGGGCCTTCCTCCCCGACGACGTGGACGCCTTCGAGCGCACGAGCCAGGCGCTCCCGACCGTCGAGAGCGGGCGCGACGCGGGCGACTGCGAACTCTTCGCCCTGAGCGTGTCCTTCGAGCTGGACCTCACCAACATCATCCGCACCCTTGACGTGGCGGGAATGCACCCCCTCCGCGCCGAGCGTGACGACAACGACCCTATCGTGATGATCGGGGGACCTTTCACCTCCTCCAACCCCTATCCGCTGACGCCCTTCGCCGACATCATCGTGATCGGTGACGGCGAGCAGATCGTGCCCGTGGTGTCGGAAGCCCTGCGGGAGTCTCAGACCCGCGAGGACTTCTACGACCTGATCGACGGGATGCCCGGCATCTTCCTCCCCGCCCGGCACGTCCACGAGCCGACGTGGGCGACGGCGCCCAAGGAACTGCTGCCCGCCTACAGCCAGATCGTCACGCCGAACTCGGAACTCAGCAACATGTTCCTGGTGGAGGCGCAGCGCGGTTGCCCGCGTCCCTGCACCTTCTGCCTCGCGCGGACGATGTACGGCCCCAACCGCAACAACCAGGCGCAGGAACTGCTCGACACCATCCCCGACTGGGTGGAGAAGGTCGGGCTGGTGGGCGCGGCGCTGTCCGACTTCCCCCACACGAAGTACGTGGGGCGTGTGCTGACCGACCGGGGCATCAAGCTGGGCGTCTCCAGCATCCGCGCCGACACCGTGGACGCCGAACTCGCCGAGATTCTGAAGGCGGGCGGCCTGCGGACCTTCACCGTCGCCTCCGATGCTCCCTCCGAACGCCTGCGCCGTTGGCTGAAGAAGGGGATTACCACCGAGGACCTGATCAAGACGGCGCAGATCAGCCGTGACCTGGGCTTCTCGGGCATCAAGGTCTACATGATGATCGGGCTGGGGCCCGAGAACGACGACGACATCACCGAGCTGATCGAGTTCACGAAGGACCTCGCCAAGGTCAACCGGGTCGCCCTGGGCATCAGCCCCTTCGTGCCCAAGCGCCACACGCCGCACTTCGCCGACCCCTTCGCGGGGGTGCAGACCATCGAGAAGCGCCTCAAGCGTATTCAGAAGGAGCTGCGGACGACGGCGGAACTCCGCAACGTGTCTGCCAAGTGGGCCTGGGTCGAGTCGGTGATCGCGCGCGGCGGCCCCGAGGTCGGCATGGCCGCCTACTCGATCTACCGCCAGGAGAGCATCGGCGCGTGGAAAAAGGCGCTCGACGAGGTGGGCTGGCGTGACGAATTCGAGGCGAACACGCCCGCCATCGGTCTGCCGCCCGGACAGTACGAGCCGCGCGAGGTGAGCGCGCACGCGCAGGGGCTGGCGGTGTAG
- a CDS encoding cation:proton antiporter codes for MSLGQLFLEIGGVILALAFVGRAAGRLGITPIPLYLLAGIALGAVMRLGDAPGEFIHVGAEIGAVLLLFTLGLEYTSQELRDNLRANRQVGLLDLALNFTPGALAGLLLDLPPLAAVLLGGVTYLTSSGIASKVLSDLGRLGNRETPVVLAVCVLEDVAMAVYLPVVAALLIGGTLAAVGVNLLVALAAFGLAFFLALRYGHVLSRLVNVRSDEALLLSVLGLVLVVAGVADHLKVSAAIGAFLVGIALSGEVADRARELIRPLRDLFAAVFFVFFGLQLDLGSVPGVLLPAVGLAVVTALTKFATGWWGAARTGVQTRGRYRAGTTLIPRGEFSILIAGLGLDLEPTLGPLAAVYVLLTAILGPLLARFDGQLAPLLDRRLREARAG; via the coding sequence GTGTCCCTCGGTCAACTGTTTCTGGAAATCGGCGGAGTCATCCTCGCCCTCGCCTTCGTGGGCCGGGCCGCCGGGCGGCTGGGAATCACGCCCATTCCGCTGTACCTGCTCGCGGGGATCGCCCTGGGGGCCGTCATGCGCCTGGGAGACGCGCCCGGCGAATTCATCCACGTCGGGGCGGAGATCGGCGCGGTGCTGCTGCTCTTCACGCTGGGGCTGGAGTACACCAGTCAGGAACTGCGCGACAACCTGCGGGCAAACCGTCAGGTCGGGCTGCTCGACCTCGCCCTGAACTTCACGCCGGGGGCGCTCGCGGGGTTGCTGCTGGACCTCCCGCCCCTCGCCGCCGTGCTGCTCGGGGGCGTGACCTACCTGACCTCCAGCGGCATCGCCAGCAAGGTGCTGTCGGACCTGGGGAGGCTGGGGAACCGCGAGACGCCCGTCGTGCTCGCCGTGTGCGTGCTGGAGGACGTGGCGATGGCCGTCTACCTGCCGGTCGTGGCGGCCCTCCTGATCGGCGGGACCCTCGCCGCCGTGGGCGTGAACCTGCTGGTCGCGCTGGCGGCCTTCGGGCTGGCCTTTTTCCTCGCCCTGCGGTACGGCCACGTCCTCAGCCGACTCGTGAACGTGCGGAGCGACGAGGCCCTGCTCCTGAGCGTACTCGGGCTGGTCCTCGTCGTGGCGGGGGTCGCCGACCACCTCAAGGTGAGCGCCGCCATCGGGGCCTTCCTCGTCGGCATCGCCCTCTCCGGCGAGGTGGCCGACCGCGCCCGGGAGTTGATTCGCCCGCTGCGGGACCTCTTCGCCGCCGTGTTCTTCGTGTTTTTCGGGCTGCAACTCGACCTGGGAAGCGTGCCGGGCGTGCTCCTCCCCGCCGTGGGGCTCGCTGTCGTGACGGCCCTCACCAAATTTGCGACCGGCTGGTGGGGCGCGGCGCGGACGGGCGTGCAGACGCGGGGCCGCTACCGGGCCGGAACCACCCTCATTCCACGCGGCGAGTTCAGCATCCTGATCGCCGGGCTGGGCTTGGACCTCGAGCCGACGCTGGGCCCCCTCGCCGCCGTATACGTGCTGCTGACGGCAATCTTAGGGCCACTCCTGGCACGCTTCGACGGGCAACTGGCACCGCTTCTGGACCGGCGGCTGCGGGAGGCGCGGGCGGGGTAG
- a CDS encoding cation:proton antiporter regulatory subunit, with protein sequence MVKLEETPLPGVGVRHDFDGRFGKRVGVITHRDGRREIFVSRRDDPDATAQSIVLSDEEAEAMADLLGGSTITRHMNTLTQDIEGLAMDWVPVAEGTPFAGHPLGDTKMRTRTGTSIVAIMRDGHAIPAPGPEFGLEAGDTVVVVGTPGGVVRAARLLSGED encoded by the coding sequence ATGGTCAAGCTGGAGGAGACGCCCCTGCCCGGCGTGGGCGTGCGGCACGATTTCGACGGAAGGTTCGGCAAACGGGTGGGGGTGATCACGCACCGGGACGGGCGGCGCGAGATTTTCGTCTCCCGGCGGGACGACCCGGACGCGACCGCGCAGAGCATCGTCCTGAGCGACGAGGAGGCCGAGGCGATGGCCGACCTGCTGGGCGGCAGCACGATCACCCGGCACATGAACACGCTGACCCAGGACATCGAGGGGCTGGCGATGGACTGGGTGCCCGTGGCCGAGGGCACACCTTTCGCCGGGCATCCGCTGGGCGACACGAAGATGCGGACCCGGACGGGCACGAGCATCGTGGCGATCATGCGGGACGGCCACGCGATTCCCGCGCCCGGGCCGGAGTTCGGGCTGGAGGCGGGCGACACCGTGGTCGTGGTGGGCACGCCCGGCGGAGTGGTGCGGGCGGCGCGGCTGCTGAGCGGCGAGGACTGA
- a CDS encoding 3-isopropylmalate dehydratase large subunit: MNVPSPRPQTMAEKILSQRGDRAVYAGDLAVVEVDQVMVVDSIAQSFIGRMEQDLAARPKYPGRVSIVIDHVAPASTVSVAQAQKEAREYAAATGVRLFDVGRGICHQVLIEERLAQPGWIVLGSDSHSTTYGAVAAFGTGMGATDIALAAASGKTWLKVPESVKVTFVGELRPGVGAKDAALEMIRVLGADGATYQSVEIHAGDRFTRGERMTLANLCVEAGAKAGLVVPGGEILTGYGYDIPEWVYPDSGATYVQEVTIDLFALRPRMSAPSEVDNVHDVSELRGLKVDQVFIGTCTNGRLEDLHAVAEVLRGQRVDPSTRLLVIPASSEVMEAAMGDGTLLTLMQAGAVLGTPGCGPCMGRHQGVLAPGEVCVSTSNRNFIGRMGDKDAKIYLASPAVAAATAVMGRIALPEDVKRPVGVA; encoded by the coding sequence ATGAACGTTCCCTCCCCCCGCCCGCAGACCATGGCGGAAAAAATCCTCTCGCAGCGCGGCGACCGAGCCGTCTACGCCGGGGACCTCGCCGTCGTGGAGGTCGATCAGGTCATGGTCGTGGACTCCATCGCGCAGAGCTTCATCGGGCGGATGGAGCAGGACCTCGCCGCCCGGCCGAAGTATCCCGGGCGCGTCTCCATCGTGATCGACCACGTGGCCCCCGCGTCCACCGTCAGCGTCGCCCAGGCGCAGAAGGAGGCGCGCGAGTACGCCGCCGCGACGGGCGTGCGCCTCTTCGATGTGGGGCGCGGCATCTGCCACCAGGTGCTCATCGAGGAACGCCTCGCGCAGCCCGGCTGGATCGTCCTGGGCTCGGACAGCCACTCGACGACCTACGGGGCCGTCGCCGCCTTCGGCACGGGGATGGGCGCGACCGACATCGCCCTCGCCGCCGCGAGCGGCAAGACGTGGCTGAAGGTGCCTGAGAGCGTCAAGGTCACCTTCGTGGGCGAGTTGCGGCCCGGCGTGGGGGCCAAGGACGCCGCCCTGGAGATGATCCGCGTCCTGGGGGCGGACGGCGCCACCTACCAGAGCGTCGAGATTCACGCCGGGGACCGCTTCACGCGCGGCGAGCGGATGACGCTGGCGAACCTGTGCGTGGAGGCGGGCGCGAAGGCGGGCCTCGTCGTGCCGGGCGGCGAGATTCTGACGGGTTACGGCTACGACATCCCCGAGTGGGTGTACCCGGACTCCGGCGCCACTTACGTCCAGGAAGTGACCATCGACCTCTTCGCCCTGCGCCCCCGCATGAGCGCCCCCTCCGAGGTGGACAACGTTCACGACGTTTCGGAACTGCGCGGCCTGAAGGTCGATCAGGTCTTTATCGGCACCTGCACGAACGGGCGGCTGGAAGACCTGCACGCCGTCGCCGAGGTGTTGAGGGGCCAGCGGGTCGACCCCTCCACCCGCCTCCTCGTCATCCCCGCCAGCAGCGAGGTGATGGAGGCGGCGATGGGCGACGGCACCCTGCTCACGCTGATGCAGGCGGGGGCGGTGCTCGGCACGCCGGGCTGTGGGCCGTGCATGGGCCGTCATCAGGGCGTCCTGGCCCCAGGGGAGGTCTGCGTCTCGACCTCCAACCGCAACTTCATCGGGCGCATGGGCGACAAGGACGCGAAAATCTACCTCGCCTCCCCAGCGGTGGCGGCGGCGACGGCGGTGATGGGGCGGATCGCGTTGCCGGAGGATGTGAAGCGGCCGGTTGGTGTCGCCTGA
- a CDS encoding helix-turn-helix transcriptional regulator — MMRLHLKPFLERHQISAYQLARATRGRLSEATVYGMARRPLQRIDLDSVGAVIDALESLTGQTVSLLDLVERTEEGVNPKYAHLLKNARPLPPGHAERTAPAWSAGELAEDERYWREYREEQLALQEERERRVKG; from the coding sequence ATGATGAGGTTGCACCTCAAACCCTTTCTGGAGCGCCACCAGATCAGCGCCTATCAGTTGGCGCGGGCCACGCGGGGGCGCCTGTCGGAGGCGACGGTGTACGGCATGGCCCGCAGGCCGCTTCAGCGGATCGACCTCGACAGCGTGGGCGCCGTCATCGACGCTTTAGAGAGCCTGACGGGCCAGACCGTCAGTTTGCTCGACCTCGTGGAGCGAACTGAGGAGGGCGTCAATCCCAAGTACGCCCACCTGCTGAAGAATGCCCGACCCCTGCCACCCGGACATGCCGAGCGGACGGCCCCGGCCTGGAGTGCCGGGGAACTCGCCGAGGACGAGCGGTACTGGCGGGAGTACCGTGAGGAGCAGCTCGCCTTGCAGGAGGAGCGGGAGCGGCGGGTGAAGGGGTGA
- a CDS encoding PIN domain-containing protein, whose protein sequence is MSAVLVDTDVISYSFKRDPRARPFDAYLESRNVLYSFQTDAELRFWALERGWGVRRRQQLETFLEPYTLIGHDPDISGRWAAVMHEARRAGRRMLAADAWIAATALEVGVPLVTNNAADYAGLSGLELVSFQEGP, encoded by the coding sequence GTGAGTGCGGTGCTGGTGGACACCGACGTGATCAGTTACAGCTTCAAACGCGATCCCCGCGCCCGGCCCTTCGACGCCTACCTGGAGTCTAGAAACGTGCTCTACAGCTTCCAGACGGACGCTGAGTTGCGGTTCTGGGCGCTGGAGCGGGGCTGGGGTGTGCGGCGCAGGCAGCAACTGGAGACGTTTCTGGAGCCCTACACGCTGATCGGCCATGACCCGGACATCTCCGGACGCTGGGCCGCCGTCATGCACGAGGCCCGGCGGGCCGGACGGCGGATGCTCGCCGCCGACGCCTGGATCGCCGCCACCGCGCTGGAGGTCGGCGTCCCGCTGGTCACGAACAATGCCGCCGACTATGCCGGGCTGAGCGGCCTCGAACTCGTCTCCTTTCAGGAGGGCCCCTGA
- a CDS encoding LeuD/DmdB family oxidoreductase small subunit, whose amino-acid sequence MPRIWKFGDSVNTDDILPGKFAPFMAGEEVFQTFAFHYIRPEFASQVRPGDVLVGGRNWGLGSSREYAPQALKKLQVGGIIAPSFARIHYRNLLNLGIPAFEADLTDVLEDGDEVTLDVASGVLTRGGDTFQLPPPPAFLTEALREGSILAFFKKYGRFPGEQPGEPDPNATAE is encoded by the coding sequence ATGCCCCGCATCTGGAAATTCGGCGACAGCGTGAACACTGACGACATCCTCCCCGGCAAGTTCGCCCCCTTCATGGCGGGCGAGGAGGTGTTTCAGACCTTCGCCTTCCACTACATCCGCCCGGAGTTCGCCTCGCAGGTGCGGCCCGGCGACGTGCTTGTCGGTGGGCGTAACTGGGGCCTGGGCTCCAGCCGCGAGTACGCCCCGCAGGCCCTCAAGAAGCTCCAGGTGGGCGGCATCATCGCGCCCAGTTTCGCCCGCATCCACTACCGCAACCTCCTCAACCTGGGCATCCCCGCCTTCGAGGCCGACCTGACGGACGTGCTGGAAGACGGTGACGAGGTGACGCTGGACGTAGCTTCAGGCGTGCTCACGCGTGGGGGCGACACCTTCCAGCTCCCGCCGCCCCCTGCCTTCCTGACCGAGGCGCTGCGGGAGGGGAGCATCCTGGCCTTCTTCAAGAAGTACGGGCGATTTCCGGGGGAGCAGCCGGGCGAGCCGGACCCGAACGCGACGGCCGAGTAA
- the lysW gene encoding lysine biosynthesis protein LysW has product MSTIQFENPETGATIELTDPELGELVIDDETGVEYEVVSLDPPRLEQAPQEAEDWGE; this is encoded by the coding sequence GTGTCCACCATTCAATTTGAAAACCCGGAGACAGGCGCGACCATCGAACTCACCGACCCCGAACTCGGCGAACTCGTTATCGACGACGAGACGGGTGTGGAGTACGAGGTGGTGTCCCTCGACCCCCCGCGCCTGGAACAGGCCCCGCAGGAAGCGGAGGACTGGGGGGAGTAA
- the lysX gene encoding lysine biosynthesis protein LysX codes for MADLAIIYDRVRPDERMLFAALDDLGVPYDKVYAPQLKVTFDDAGRAGVPWRVALERCVSQSRGHGVTRALEGLGVRVVNPSHVIEVCGDKLATNAALARAGLPTPRTGVAFDGEAALQLIEELGYPVVLKPTVGSWGRMVSRINDRDAAEAIIEHKEVLGGPQHGIFYVQELVAKPGRDIRAFVVGGQTIGAIYRTSEHWITNTARGAKASNCPVTPEIADLATRAAAAVQGEIVAIDLVEDPGRRNEWGGLLVIEINHTMEFKNSVTTTGVDIPRLMGEYALGLLG; via the coding sequence ATGGCCGATCTCGCCATCATCTACGACCGCGTCCGCCCCGACGAGAGGATGCTCTTCGCGGCGCTCGACGACCTCGGCGTGCCCTACGACAAGGTGTACGCGCCGCAACTCAAGGTGACCTTCGACGACGCCGGGCGGGCCGGGGTGCCGTGGCGCGTCGCTCTGGAACGCTGCGTGAGCCAGTCGCGCGGGCACGGGGTCACGCGGGCGCTGGAAGGGCTGGGTGTGCGGGTCGTGAACCCCTCCCACGTCATTGAAGTGTGCGGGGACAAGCTCGCCACGAACGCCGCGCTGGCCCGGGCCGGGTTGCCCACGCCGCGCACCGGGGTCGCCTTCGACGGGGAGGCGGCGCTGCAACTCATCGAGGAGCTGGGTTACCCGGTCGTCCTCAAGCCCACCGTGGGCTCGTGGGGCCGCATGGTCAGCCGCATCAACGACCGCGACGCCGCCGAGGCGATCATCGAGCACAAGGAGGTGCTGGGCGGGCCCCAGCACGGCATCTTCTACGTGCAGGAACTCGTCGCCAAGCCGGGGCGGGACATCCGCGCCTTCGTCGTGGGCGGTCAGACGATTGGGGCGATCTACCGCACGTCGGAACACTGGATCACGAACACGGCGCGCGGGGCCAAGGCGAGCAACTGCCCGGTCACGCCCGAAATCGCCGACCTCGCCACCCGGGCTGCCGCCGCCGTGCAGGGGGAGATCGTCGCCATCGACCTCGTGGAGGACCCGGGGCGTCGCAACGAGTGGGGCGGTCTCCTCGTCATCGAGATCAACCACACGATGGAATTCAAGAACTCGGTGACCACGACGGGCGTGGACATTCCCCGCCTGATGGGCGAATACGCCCTCGGCCTGCTCGGCTAG
- a CDS encoding MarR family winged helix-turn-helix transcriptional regulator yields the protein MIDLSAQANAPNGGLPSSADAARLAGEMRRLHRLISGRVLLNMQDELQDHELSFTQMTVMHQLRAQAPLTVTALAERARLSLPAMSHLVERLVRRGLAERRENPDNRREKLVVLTGRGHDIVTRMDAQFTGAYEAAFRGVRPETIRAAADAVRALVAEVSPGPDCAPPSQENS from the coding sequence ATGATCGACCTCTCGGCCCAGGCCAACGCCCCGAACGGAGGCCTCCCCTCCAGCGCCGACGCCGCCCGCCTCGCCGGGGAGATGCGGCGGCTGCACCGCTTGATCAGCGGCCGGGTGCTGCTGAACATGCAAGACGAGTTGCAGGACCACGAACTGAGCTTCACCCAGATGACGGTGATGCACCAGCTCCGGGCCCAGGCGCCACTGACCGTGACGGCGCTGGCGGAACGCGCCCGGCTGAGCCTACCCGCGATGAGCCACCTCGTCGAGCGGCTGGTGCGCCGGGGGCTCGCCGAGCGGCGGGAAAACCCGGACAACCGCCGCGAGAAACTCGTCGTGCTCACCGGGCGGGGACACGACATCGTGACCCGCATGGACGCCCAGTTCACCGGGGCGTACGAGGCCGCCTTTCGCGGGGTGCGGCCCGAGACGATCCGCGCCGCCGCCGACGCCGTGCGCGCCCTGGTGGCCGAGGTCAGCCCCGGCCCCGACTGTGCCCCCCCTTCCCAGGAGAATTCATGA